Proteins from a single region of Oncorhynchus keta strain PuntledgeMale-10-30-2019 chromosome 20, Oket_V2, whole genome shotgun sequence:
- the LOC118399317 gene encoding uncharacterized protein LOC118399317, with translation MRSSARCRQYALIARSAIGQPPQVPCESGHPARACCANSACLVSDTPFRPRVSCDGAACCVSRALGGCSSPALWRVRAKVVIQPGGVVPRLRTRAPVLPHSPVHPVPPPRTRPPVGLPSLVGPVAAPRTGLSLRLLPPGSPACPAPPESPSCPKPPEPPVSQESPEPPVSQEPPVSQEPPEPPVSQERPEPPVSQEPPVSQEPPEPPVSQERPEPPVSQEPPVSQEPPESPVSQEPPVSQEPPEPPVSQERPEPPVSQEPPVSQEPPEPPVSQEPPESPVSQEPPVSQELPEPPVTPERPEPPFTLACSQSLPPVRHCQSLPPVQL, from the coding sequence atgcgatcaagcgcacggtgtcgccagtacgcGCTCATAGCTCGGAGCGCTATTGGCCAGCCcccgcaagtgccatgcgagagtgggcatccagccagggcgtgTTGTGCCAACTCAGCATGTTTGGTCTCCGATACGCCATTTCGTCCCAGGGTATCCTGCGATGGcgctgcgtgctgtgtctccagggcgctgggagggtgcagttcacctgcactctggagggtccgggctaaagtggtcatccagcctggaggagtggtgccaaggctgcgcaccagagctccagtgctcccccatagcccggtccatccggtgcctcctccacgcaccaggcctcctgtaggtctccccagcctggtgggtcctgtggcagccccacgcaccgggctgtctctccgtctcctccctccaggttctcccgcctgtccggctcCTCCAGAGTCTCCCTCTTGTCCGAAGCCACCAGAGCCGCCTGTCAGTCAGGAGTcaccagagccgcccgtcagtcaggagccacccgtcagtcaggagccgccagagccgcccgtcagtcaggagcggccagagccgcccgtcagtcaggagccacccgtcagtcaggagccgccagagccgcccgtcagtcaggagcggccagagccacccgtcagtcaggagccacccgtcagtcaggagccgccagagtcacccgtcagtcaggagccacccgtcagtcaggagccgccagagccgcccgtcagtcaggagcggccagagccgcccgtcagtcaggagccacccgtcagtcaggagccgccagagccgcccgtcagtcaggagccgccagagtcacccgtcagtcaggagccacccgtcagtcaggagctgccagagccgcccgtcactcCGGAGCGGccagagccgcccttcactcTGGCGTgtagccagagtctcccgcctgtccggcactgccagagtctcccgcctgtccagctataa